The following are from one region of the Thermoplasmata archaeon genome:
- a CDS encoding NAD(P)-dependent glycerol-1-phosphate dehydrogenase gives MELPRNVVVGHEGILQTGEVCSSLKLGRKALLVADEITMKVAGVTVVDSLAKKRIKATEYLIPDATMEEVRGAEDRIRKGAFDFALGVGGGRPIDVAKCASFYAGVPFVSVPTAASHDGVVSARASITKGGEKVSLAAQTPIAVIMDTGIIAESPFRLMAAGCGDIISNLTAVKDWALARNLRNEYYSSYAAALSELAARLVIENAATIKPRLEESAWFVCKALVSSGVAMSIAGSSRPASGSEHKFSHALDRIAKKPALHGEQCGVGTIMMMYLHAGNWGEVRDALLAIGAPTTAHALGVTDDELVQALVHAHEIAKERYTILGDTGLTEEAAERLARITKVI, from the coding sequence ATGGAGCTGCCGCGGAACGTCGTGGTGGGCCATGAGGGCATCCTGCAGACGGGCGAGGTCTGCTCGTCGCTGAAGCTCGGGCGCAAAGCGCTCCTCGTGGCCGACGAGATCACGATGAAGGTCGCGGGCGTGACCGTGGTCGACTCCCTGGCAAAGAAGCGGATCAAGGCGACCGAGTACCTGATCCCCGACGCGACCATGGAGGAGGTCCGGGGTGCAGAAGACCGCATCCGCAAGGGGGCCTTCGACTTCGCCCTGGGCGTCGGAGGCGGCCGACCGATCGACGTGGCCAAGTGCGCCTCGTTCTACGCGGGCGTGCCGTTCGTCAGCGTGCCCACGGCCGCGAGCCACGACGGCGTCGTGTCCGCACGGGCGTCAATCACGAAGGGCGGCGAGAAGGTGAGCCTCGCCGCACAGACGCCCATCGCGGTGATCATGGACACGGGAATCATCGCGGAGTCGCCGTTCCGGCTCATGGCCGCAGGCTGCGGGGACATCATCTCCAACCTGACCGCGGTCAAGGACTGGGCCCTCGCGCGGAACCTGAGGAACGAGTACTATTCCTCGTACGCGGCGGCGCTCAGCGAGCTCGCGGCACGCCTCGTAATCGAGAACGCGGCGACGATCAAGCCGCGCCTCGAGGAGAGCGCGTGGTTCGTGTGCAAGGCGCTCGTATCCAGCGGCGTGGCGATGTCCATTGCGGGATCCTCGCGGCCCGCGTCTGGAAGCGAGCACAAGTTCTCCCATGCCCTGGACCGGATCGCGAAGAAGCCCGCGCTCCACGGGGAGCAGTGCGGCGTGGGCACGATCATGATGATGTACCTCCACGCGGGGAACTGGGGGGAGGTACGGGATGCCCTTCTGGCCATCGGCGCCCCGACGACTGCGCACGCGCTCGGCGTGACGGACGATGAGCTCGTCCAGGCGCTTGTCCATGCACACGAGATCGCGAAGGAGCGCTACACGATCCTCGGGGACACGGGGCTCACGGAAGAGGCGGCGGAGCGGCTCGCCCGCATCACGAAGGTCATTTGA
- a CDS encoding radical SAM protein has translation MKVVILDGYVDEPSNFGVPPYVSPYPRYLAGAVADSGHDWEYVTVDQVRAGRPLKGDLLAIISGPIVPGKYLRGLPISEKEVLRHAEAFAGPRVLGGPLARFRFFDETLTEPFDHVAVRDLDACVYDHLTRGEWEDRDRALAEWDRWGLLGAEVVRHHPDFPEPLIAELDTTKGCVRYVNGGCSFCIEPQYGITKFRPLDGILAEVRRLAELGVVNFRLGGQADFFSYQALGLGSSPTPQINVPALAALLRGIREEAPRLRILHTDNGDPAMMVAHPDEATDGLRLLVRYTSPGNLLSFGLESADPAVTEANNLNIDADGCLEAIRMVNGVGRERGENGMPRLLPGLNFVAGLTGETRKTFDLNRAFLRRLLEEDLWVRRVNLRQVRPVRQEFEPTGLHAEFRRFKESVRTGFDHEMLRRVVPEGTVLTRVFLELRQGHVTYGRQIGTYPILVGLPYPVPLNRFVDVRVVSHGHRSLTGVEYPLDVNAAPLAALSSLPGIGAKRAARIVRARPFPSFPAFAASLDDAAAAERVAPFLRFAS, from the coding sequence ATGAAGGTCGTGATCCTGGACGGCTACGTGGACGAGCCGTCCAACTTCGGCGTGCCGCCCTACGTTTCCCCGTATCCGCGGTACCTCGCGGGCGCGGTCGCCGACTCGGGCCACGACTGGGAGTACGTCACGGTCGATCAGGTCCGAGCCGGGCGTCCTCTCAAGGGCGACCTGCTCGCGATCATCTCGGGCCCCATCGTCCCGGGCAAGTACCTCCGCGGCCTGCCCATCAGCGAGAAGGAGGTCCTCCGCCACGCCGAAGCGTTCGCGGGCCCTCGCGTCCTCGGCGGCCCTCTCGCGCGATTCCGGTTCTTCGACGAGACCCTGACCGAACCGTTCGACCACGTCGCCGTCCGCGACCTCGACGCGTGCGTGTACGATCATCTCACCCGCGGCGAATGGGAGGACCGCGACCGGGCCCTGGCGGAGTGGGACCGCTGGGGCCTCCTCGGCGCGGAGGTCGTCCGGCACCACCCCGACTTCCCCGAGCCGTTGATCGCGGAGCTCGACACGACGAAGGGCTGCGTCCGCTACGTGAACGGCGGATGCAGCTTCTGCATTGAGCCGCAGTACGGGATCACGAAGTTCCGGCCCCTGGACGGCATCCTCGCGGAGGTTCGGCGGCTCGCGGAGCTCGGCGTCGTGAACTTCCGCCTGGGCGGCCAGGCGGACTTCTTCAGCTACCAGGCCTTGGGTCTGGGCAGCTCCCCCACGCCCCAGATCAACGTCCCCGCGCTCGCTGCCCTGCTCCGCGGCATCCGCGAGGAGGCGCCCCGCCTCCGGATCCTACACACGGACAACGGCGATCCCGCCATGATGGTGGCCCACCCCGACGAGGCCACGGACGGGCTGCGTCTCCTGGTCCGCTACACCTCGCCGGGCAACCTGTTGTCCTTCGGGCTCGAGTCCGCGGATCCCGCGGTCACGGAGGCGAACAACCTGAACATCGATGCGGACGGCTGCCTCGAGGCCATCCGCATGGTGAACGGGGTCGGACGAGAGCGAGGCGAGAACGGCATGCCGCGCCTCCTCCCTGGACTCAACTTCGTCGCGGGACTCACCGGGGAGACGAGGAAGACCTTCGACCTCAATCGCGCGTTTCTCCGCCGCCTGCTCGAGGAAGATCTCTGGGTCCGGCGCGTGAACCTGCGGCAGGTGCGCCCGGTCCGCCAGGAGTTCGAGCCCACGGGCCTTCACGCGGAGTTCCGGCGGTTCAAGGAGTCCGTGCGGACGGGATTCGACCACGAGATGCTGCGTCGCGTTGTGCCCGAGGGGACCGTGCTGACCCGCGTGTTCCTGGAACTCCGACAGGGCCACGTGACGTACGGCCGGCAGATCGGCACGTATCCAATCCTCGTCGGCCTCCCGTACCCCGTGCCGCTGAATCGGTTCGTCGACGTCCGCGTGGTGAGCCACGGGCATCGCTCCCTGACGGGGGTCGAGTACCCGCTTGACGTGAACGCGGCCCCGCTCGCCGCGCTCTCCTCCCTCCCGGGGATCGGCGCGAAGCGGGCCGCACGGATCGTCCGAGCGCGTCCCTTCCCGTCCTTTCCCGCCTTCGCCGCCTCCCTGGACGACGCGGCGGCCGCGGAGCGCGTGGCGCCGTTCCTCCGGTTCGCATCGTGA
- the hflX gene encoding GTPase HflX, with amino-acid sequence MDVLLVSLAPDTAEIEALLDSAGHRVADRIVQRRDRPEPQTFVGRGKLEEIRDRIDRGGIDLAVFNGELRPTMHFHLEQELGVECYDRLRVLLELFAQRAATREAKLQVELALLQYEIPLLREWIHEADVGERPGFMSGGELRVDAYYETVKRRLKKIKDELEMIRRERGVRRQLRKERGYHLVALAGYANAGKSSLLNALAREHVVVDARMFSTLSTTTRTLPGIHRRILLTDTVGFVDGVPFWMIDAFNATLEEIFQADLVLLLVDAVDSVDEIRRKVRLAARTLLPKVRIEAILPVLTKVDLLSAEALTDKARALAESELHRPPLLLSARTEDGLEDLRRVIQETFAYPIEIHLVLPLDPDSEAKLHWLHERTDVVSVDHRPDRVEAVVRCRPQDADLVQDLGRVVLRRDLNP; translated from the coding sequence TTGGACGTCCTCCTGGTCTCCCTCGCGCCGGACACCGCGGAGATTGAGGCGCTTCTCGACTCCGCAGGGCACCGGGTTGCGGACCGCATCGTCCAGCGCCGGGACCGGCCCGAACCGCAAACCTTCGTCGGCCGAGGCAAGCTCGAGGAGATCCGGGATCGAATCGACCGAGGCGGCATCGACCTGGCCGTGTTCAACGGCGAGCTGCGGCCCACGATGCATTTTCACCTGGAGCAGGAGCTGGGCGTGGAATGCTACGACCGCCTCCGGGTCCTCCTGGAACTCTTCGCGCAACGGGCCGCCACGCGCGAAGCGAAGCTCCAGGTCGAGCTCGCGCTCCTCCAGTATGAGATCCCCCTGCTGCGCGAGTGGATCCACGAGGCGGACGTGGGCGAGCGGCCCGGGTTCATGTCGGGCGGCGAACTGCGTGTGGACGCGTACTACGAGACGGTCAAGCGCCGGCTCAAGAAAATCAAGGACGAGCTCGAGATGATTCGCCGCGAACGGGGCGTGCGGCGCCAGCTGCGCAAGGAGCGGGGATACCATCTGGTCGCCTTGGCGGGGTACGCGAACGCGGGCAAGTCGTCCCTCCTGAACGCCCTCGCCCGCGAGCACGTCGTCGTAGATGCGCGCATGTTCTCTACGCTCTCCACGACGACGCGGACGCTTCCCGGAATCCATCGTCGCATCCTCCTCACGGACACGGTCGGATTCGTGGACGGCGTGCCCTTCTGGATGATCGACGCGTTCAACGCCACCCTAGAGGAGATATTCCAGGCGGACCTCGTCCTGCTGCTCGTCGACGCGGTCGATTCCGTCGATGAGATCCGCCGCAAGGTCCGTCTCGCGGCGCGCACCCTCCTCCCCAAAGTCCGCATCGAGGCGATTCTCCCCGTCCTCACGAAGGTCGACCTGCTCTCCGCGGAGGCGCTGACGGACAAGGCACGGGCCCTCGCCGAGTCCGAGTTGCACCGGCCGCCCCTCCTGCTGTCGGCGCGCACGGAGGACGGGCTCGAAGACCTCCGCCGTGTGATCCAGGAGACGTTCGCCTACCCCATCGAAATCCATCTCGTGCTCCCGCTCGACCCGGACAGTGAGGCGAAGCTGCACTGGCTCCACGAGCGCACGGACGTCGTGTCCGTGGATCACAGGCCGGACCGGGTCGAGGCGGTCGTCCGATGTCGGCCCCAGGATGCGGACCTGGTCCAAGACCTCGGCCGGGTGGTCCTCCGCCGGGACCTCAACCCTTGA
- a CDS encoding DUF5654 family protein gives MAEERKLSVAEVRKTISTSLATAFGFVIALLWNQVVQGGLGLAHVNTTAPADALGYVSFIVTAVIITVVMIVLIIVIGRWGSKESKKVQT, from the coding sequence ATGGCTGAGGAACGAAAGCTCTCGGTCGCGGAAGTGCGCAAGACCATCTCGACGTCCCTCGCGACGGCGTTCGGTTTCGTCATTGCGCTGCTCTGGAACCAAGTCGTGCAGGGCGGGCTCGGCCTCGCCCACGTGAACACAACGGCGCCGGCGGATGCTCTCGGGTATGTGAGCTTCATCGTCACCGCGGTTATCATCACCGTCGTGATGATCGTGCTGATCATTGTGATCGGGCGCTGGGGCAGCAAGGAATCCAAGAAGGTGCAGACCTAG
- the moaC gene encoding cyclic pyranopterin monophosphate synthase MoaC, with amino-acid sequence MARMVDIGAKPDVPRRAVATGTIRLRPKTIAAIRSGRVEKGDPIAAAEVAGLQAIKSTWQTLPHCHPIPLTSAAVEFEIAANRIDCTTTVEATYKTGVEMEALYGVTVALLTVWDMVKSLEKDERGQYPTARIEGIRVVSKEKGAARPGR; translated from the coding sequence ATGGCGCGGATGGTCGACATCGGGGCCAAACCCGACGTGCCTCGGAGGGCGGTGGCCACGGGCACGATCCGCCTGCGGCCGAAGACGATCGCCGCCATCCGGTCGGGACGCGTCGAGAAGGGCGACCCCATTGCGGCCGCCGAGGTCGCCGGTCTGCAGGCGATCAAGTCCACGTGGCAGACGCTGCCCCACTGTCATCCCATCCCGCTCACGTCCGCGGCCGTCGAGTTCGAGATTGCGGCAAACCGCATCGACTGCACGACCACCGTGGAAGCGACCTACAAGACGGGTGTGGAGATGGAGGCCCTGTACGGCGTGACCGTCGCCTTGCTCACGGTCTGGGACATGGTCAAGTCGTTGGAGAAGGACGAACGAGGGCAGTATCCAACCGCCAGGATTGAGGGGATTCGTGTGGTCTCGAAAGAGAAGGGCGCGGCCCGACCCGGCCGCTAA
- a CDS encoding UPF0179 family protein, translated as MAQITLVGERQAVEGHEFVYRGPQPECRACRVKAACLNQEVGRRYRILRARDVTHPCLLNEERVRVVEVEAAPPACSLPVRGAVEGAIVGYEPLVCSNAACPNYRLCHPVGIDPGQRIRVQDVGKELDCPLGYAIVPVRVTYSE; from the coding sequence GTGGCCCAGATCACCCTGGTGGGGGAGCGTCAGGCGGTCGAGGGCCACGAATTCGTGTACCGGGGGCCGCAACCCGAGTGCCGCGCGTGCCGCGTGAAGGCCGCGTGCCTGAACCAGGAGGTCGGGCGGCGGTACCGAATCCTCCGGGCGCGCGACGTGACCCATCCCTGTCTTCTGAACGAGGAGCGCGTCCGGGTCGTCGAGGTCGAGGCCGCGCCGCCCGCGTGCAGCCTCCCCGTCCGCGGGGCCGTGGAGGGCGCCATCGTCGGGTACGAGCCGCTCGTCTGTTCCAACGCGGCGTGTCCGAACTACCGCCTCTGCCACCCCGTGGGCATCGACCCGGGTCAGCGCATCCGCGTGCAGGACGTCGGCAAAGAGCTCGACTGCCCCCTCGGGTACGCGATCGTCCCCGTCCGCGTCACCTACTCGGAGTAG
- a CDS encoding glycine cleavage system aminomethyltransferase GcvT, with amino-acid sequence MPLRTPLYDWHVAAGARMIEFGGWEMPLQYSGIVEEHLTVRRTAGLFDVSHMGKLLVQGASAHRFLDGLSANDVSKTAGRARYTHLLRDDGTIIDDVIITTLATDRFFVVCNAGPRPAVAAWLDAHRPADVRVDDLTATHLCLALQGPRAPGLLQRFTSVDLAGLKPFWGAALDFDVRRAGVAVEAEGWGSGGADGLLAATSPPLPTPASGGPRLFATRTGYTGEAGFELFPVAGVGQAVWEALLAAGADLPIQPIGLGARDTLRLEKGYLLSGQDFTGRQTPLEVHSDWVVKWDRPFIGRTALEAQRSRGDYPRLVGLKVLDRGIPRHECAVLADGTRIGTVTSGTLSPSLRVGIALASVDRDHALPGTRVGIDIRGTPHPAQVVHLPFL; translated from the coding sequence ATGCCCCTTCGGACGCCTCTGTACGACTGGCACGTCGCCGCCGGCGCGCGGATGATTGAGTTCGGCGGATGGGAGATGCCCCTCCAGTACTCGGGCATCGTCGAAGAGCACCTCACCGTGCGTCGTACCGCGGGCCTGTTCGATGTGAGCCACATGGGTAAGCTCCTCGTGCAGGGAGCCTCCGCCCACCGTTTCCTCGACGGCCTGAGCGCCAACGACGTATCCAAGACGGCGGGCCGTGCGCGCTACACGCACCTTCTCCGCGACGACGGCACGATCATCGACGACGTCATTATCACGACCCTCGCCACCGACCGCTTCTTCGTTGTATGCAACGCGGGGCCCCGCCCTGCCGTGGCTGCATGGCTCGACGCCCACCGTCCCGCCGACGTCCGTGTCGACGATCTCACGGCCACGCACCTTTGCCTCGCGCTCCAGGGCCCGCGGGCCCCGGGCCTGCTCCAACGGTTCACCTCGGTCGACCTTGCGGGGCTTAAGCCGTTCTGGGGGGCGGCTCTGGACTTCGACGTGCGGCGTGCCGGCGTTGCAGTGGAAGCCGAGGGGTGGGGGTCCGGCGGCGCGGACGGCCTGTTGGCGGCCACCTCCCCGCCGTTACCCACCCCCGCTTCCGGTGGACCCCGCCTCTTCGCGACCCGCACGGGGTACACGGGGGAGGCGGGCTTCGAGCTCTTCCCCGTCGCCGGCGTTGGGCAGGCCGTTTGGGAGGCGCTTCTGGCCGCCGGAGCGGACCTCCCGATCCAGCCCATTGGTTTGGGCGCCCGGGACACCCTCCGGTTGGAAAAAGGGTACCTGCTCTCCGGGCAGGATTTCACGGGCCGTCAAACGCCCCTGGAGGTCCATTCCGACTGGGTCGTCAAATGGGATCGTCCGTTCATCGGTCGCACGGCGCTCGAGGCCCAGCGGTCTCGAGGGGACTACCCTCGGCTCGTGGGCCTTAAGGTGCTGGACCGGGGAATTCCGCGGCACGAGTGCGCCGTATTGGCGGATGGCACTCGGATCGGCACGGTCACCAGCGGCACCCTGTCCCCGTCCTTGCGGGTTGGCATCGCCCTGGCGTCCGTGGACCGCGACCACGCATTGCCGGGAACGCGTGTCGGGATCGACATCCGAGGCACCCCACATCCCGCGCAGGTGGTCCACCTCCCCTTCCTGTGA
- the glp gene encoding gephyrin-like molybdotransferase Glp translates to MNRETVHRGHGPDEHPSRGMRPLKALIPLDEALTLCLGLAAPLERRETVGLLDSLRRVNAEDVRAPIDVPLADRAAMDGYAVVARETFRAGKFKPVVVRIQETLYADGVPRKRVAKGRTTEVATGATLPPGADAVVMVEDTERERDVVKVYRPVHPRENVSGQGEDIRKGSRVVAAGEWLTPAKVGALAAIGRDRVAVFAKPRVAILTTGDEVVPPGKPIRPGQVYDINANTMSCVVRENGGEPVLLGRVGDRLEALRDALGRAVAEDLVVFSGGSSVGAKDMIIDVLRSMGELLFHGVAVKPGKPTVLGRVDGKPVLGMPGYPTSCLSNCYLMLAPMLRRMARLPPPVKRVVEAPLAKRLTSALGRVEFHTVCLVGGEAVPAYKESGAITSMAHADGYIEIPANVDLLEKGETVRVTLF, encoded by the coding sequence ATGAACCGCGAGACCGTCCATCGAGGCCACGGGCCGGACGAGCACCCGAGCCGAGGCATGCGGCCCCTCAAGGCCCTGATTCCCTTGGACGAAGCGCTCACCCTGTGCCTAGGCCTCGCCGCCCCCCTCGAGCGGCGGGAGACCGTGGGTCTCCTCGACTCGCTCCGACGCGTGAACGCGGAGGACGTGCGCGCCCCGATCGACGTGCCGCTGGCGGACCGCGCGGCCATGGACGGCTACGCGGTCGTCGCCCGGGAGACCTTCCGCGCGGGGAAGTTCAAGCCCGTCGTGGTCCGCATCCAGGAGACCCTGTATGCGGACGGCGTGCCCAGGAAGCGCGTGGCCAAGGGACGCACCACGGAGGTCGCCACGGGCGCGACCCTGCCTCCCGGGGCGGACGCGGTCGTCATGGTCGAGGACACGGAACGCGAAAGGGACGTCGTCAAGGTGTACCGCCCCGTGCATCCCCGGGAGAACGTCTCGGGGCAGGGGGAGGACATCCGCAAAGGCTCCCGCGTCGTCGCCGCGGGGGAGTGGCTCACGCCCGCGAAGGTGGGCGCGCTCGCGGCGATCGGCCGGGACCGCGTCGCCGTGTTCGCGAAGCCGCGGGTCGCCATCCTGACCACGGGGGACGAGGTCGTGCCGCCCGGGAAGCCGATCCGGCCGGGCCAGGTGTACGACATCAACGCGAACACGATGTCCTGCGTGGTCCGGGAGAACGGCGGCGAGCCCGTGCTCCTCGGGCGGGTCGGCGACCGCCTCGAGGCGCTCCGCGACGCCCTCGGTCGGGCGGTGGCGGAGGACCTCGTCGTCTTCAGCGGGGGGTCCAGCGTGGGCGCGAAGGACATGATCATCGACGTCCTGCGCTCCATGGGCGAGCTCCTGTTCCATGGCGTCGCCGTGAAGCCGGGCAAGCCGACGGTCCTGGGACGCGTGGACGGCAAGCCGGTCCTCGGGATGCCCGGCTACCCGACGTCGTGCCTGAGCAACTGCTACCTCATGCTCGCGCCCATGCTGCGGCGGATGGCGCGCCTCCCGCCTCCCGTCAAGCGCGTCGTCGAGGCGCCGCTGGCCAAGCGGCTCACGAGCGCACTCGGCCGGGTGGAGTTCCACACCGTGTGCCTCGTCGGCGGAGAGGCCGTGCCGGCCTACAAGGAGAGCGGCGCGATCACCTCGATGGCCCACGCGGACGGGTACATCGAGATTCCCGCGAATGTGGACCTCCTGGAGAAGGGAGAGACGGTCCGCGTCACCCTGTTTTGA
- a CDS encoding RIO1 family regulatory kinase/ATPase, translated as MPNQPYLDASVQWRIKAGTLDLHEPGYRSTAEAILSSGLATEVVGLISAGKEADVYLGRYHGASLAIKVYRLYRTSHRGGGPIKADSMGWRAAHEFEITRQAWKGGARVPAPARRVENMFSMRYLGDDDGPAPRLHDIRLDDPESFLAAVLGGVEALARAGVVHGDLSAFNVLVHDRVPWFIDFSEAFRIDRTGTSSWMRLTEATEALRRGVNALAGYFRKYGIGVDPEPLIARAVTAHDRFGVLK; from the coding sequence ATGCCCAACCAACCCTACCTGGACGCGAGTGTCCAGTGGCGCATCAAGGCGGGAACGCTCGACCTGCACGAGCCCGGATACCGCTCGACCGCGGAGGCCATCCTCTCCTCGGGCCTCGCGACGGAGGTCGTGGGCCTGATCAGCGCGGGCAAGGAGGCCGACGTCTACCTCGGCCGGTACCACGGAGCGTCGCTCGCGATCAAGGTCTACCGCCTGTACCGGACGTCCCATCGCGGGGGCGGGCCGATCAAGGCGGATTCGATGGGCTGGCGCGCGGCGCACGAGTTCGAGATCACCCGCCAGGCGTGGAAAGGAGGCGCGCGCGTGCCCGCGCCGGCCCGACGCGTCGAGAACATGTTCTCCATGCGCTACCTCGGCGACGACGACGGCCCGGCGCCGCGGCTCCATGACATCCGGCTGGACGATCCCGAGTCCTTCTTGGCCGCGGTGCTCGGGGGCGTGGAGGCGCTCGCGCGTGCGGGCGTAGTCCACGGGGACCTGAGCGCCTTCAACGTCCTCGTCCACGACCGCGTGCCCTGGTTCATCGACTTCAGCGAGGCGTTCCGGATCGATCGGACCGGCACCTCGTCGTGGATGAGGCTCACAGAAGCCACGGAGGCCCTGCGCCGCGGCGTGAACGCGCTCGCGGGGTATTTCCGGAAATACGGGATTGGGGTGGATCCCGAGCCGCTGATTGCGCGAGCCGTGACCGCGCACGACAGGTTCGGCGTGCTCAAATGA
- a CDS encoding GNAT family N-acetyltransferase, giving the protein MALVERAAPPDRPDVERLIAAYHASEGVKPRPERISWAVDQILRNRVGGLLLVAREKRIVVGVALAVYQTSAELGRLLVVNDFFVEPALRRKGIGRALATKILEEAKAMHIDQIDLEVLPTNTPAAAFWKSLGFRNTGRTIYSREFA; this is encoded by the coding sequence ATGGCCCTCGTCGAGCGCGCCGCACCTCCGGACCGCCCCGACGTCGAACGCCTAATCGCCGCGTACCACGCCTCGGAAGGGGTGAAGCCCCGGCCCGAGCGGATCTCGTGGGCCGTGGACCAGATCCTCCGAAACCGGGTCGGCGGCTTGCTCCTCGTCGCGCGGGAGAAGCGGATCGTCGTTGGTGTCGCGCTCGCCGTGTACCAGACGTCCGCGGAGCTCGGCCGGCTCCTCGTGGTCAACGACTTCTTCGTCGAGCCGGCCCTGCGGCGCAAGGGCATTGGGCGGGCCTTGGCCACGAAGATCCTGGAGGAGGCAAAGGCGATGCACATCGACCAGATCGACCTCGAGGTCCTTCCCACGAACACGCCGGCGGCCGCGTTCTGGAAGTCCCTGGGGTTCCGGAACACGGGACGGACGATCTACAGCCGCGAGTTCGCCTAG
- a CDS encoding MoaD/ThiS family protein, which produces MQLRVRLFATYREIVGAKDLAWTTDPGTTLGQFLDAFLRRHPKLAPHRDTMMLAVNRSFAEPSTVLKEGDEVALLPPVSGGAA; this is translated from the coding sequence ATGCAGCTGCGGGTCCGGCTCTTCGCCACGTACCGCGAGATCGTGGGTGCGAAGGATCTCGCCTGGACCACCGATCCCGGGACCACCCTGGGGCAGTTCCTCGACGCGTTCCTGCGCCGCCATCCCAAGCTCGCGCCCCACCGCGACACGATGATGCTCGCCGTGAACCGGTCGTTCGCGGAACCCTCGACGGTCCTCAAGGAGGGCGACGAGGTCGCACTCCTGCCGCCCGTGAGCGGAGGCGCGGCATGA
- a CDS encoding molybdenum cofactor biosynthesis protein B, with protein MATPRQHKEHAPASVKCGVVTSSDSRTPDTDESGKLIKDLLLKKGHTVLFYAVVKDEPKALADAVEQASWTCDAIITNGGTGVARRDVTIPTLAPLFERTLPGFGELFRRLSYETIGSAAWRSGATAGVYHGRIVFCLPGSPDACRLAMEKLILPELPHVVGVMGR; from the coding sequence ATGGCCACCCCGAGGCAGCACAAGGAGCACGCGCCCGCCTCCGTGAAGTGCGGCGTCGTCACGAGCTCGGACAGTCGAACCCCCGACACGGACGAGTCGGGCAAGCTGATCAAGGACCTGCTCCTGAAGAAGGGCCACACGGTCCTCTTCTACGCGGTGGTCAAGGACGAGCCCAAGGCCCTCGCGGACGCGGTGGAGCAGGCATCCTGGACGTGCGACGCGATCATCACGAACGGCGGCACGGGCGTCGCGCGCCGCGACGTGACGATCCCCACCCTGGCACCCCTGTTCGAGCGCACCCTCCCTGGATTCGGCGAGCTCTTCCGCCGCCTCTCCTACGAGACGATCGGCAGCGCGGCCTGGCGCTCCGGGGCCACCGCAGGCGTGTACCACGGCCGCATCGTCTTCTGCCTCCCGGGCTCGCCGGACGCGTGCCGCCTGGCCATGGAGAAGCTCATCCTCCCCGAGCTCCCCCACGTCGTGGGGGTGATGGGCCGATGA
- a CDS encoding molybdenum cofactor biosynthesis protein MoaE gives MIRITRGRIDVPAVLDSVRRDDAGAVVLFLGSVREEPAVAALDYEIYVPMAEKVLTELVARARDKFPILDMSIVHRLGRVPVGGDSVAVACSAPHRRAAFDACTWAMDEVKRIVPIWKSEPPRKASRPPTTRSR, from the coding sequence ATGATCCGGATCACCCGCGGGCGGATCGACGTCCCCGCGGTCCTGGACAGCGTGCGTCGCGACGATGCCGGCGCGGTCGTGCTCTTCCTCGGGAGCGTGCGGGAGGAACCCGCGGTCGCAGCCCTGGACTACGAGATCTACGTCCCCATGGCGGAGAAGGTGCTCACGGAGCTCGTGGCGCGGGCGCGGGACAAGTTCCCAATTCTCGACATGTCCATCGTGCACCGGCTCGGCCGCGTCCCGGTCGGTGGGGACTCGGTGGCGGTCGCGTGCTCCGCGCCCCATCGCCGCGCGGCGTTCGACGCCTGCACGTGGGCCATGGACGAGGTCAAGCGGATCGTGCCGATCTGGAAGTCGGAGCCCCCACGCAAAGCCTCCCGACCGCCGACGACGCGCTCCCGCTGA
- a CDS encoding DUF3198 domain-containing protein, which yields MVSLRDLRYELSTLIFGLGILSMILAITYWVIPNVTPDWLKSVNNAINNWMIWVAFLGFLALLGGGYYFIDTIRKEREFDRLVTTTSKEIFVKNQKRIEELAYYHLPSSYEKRYHAKRKEFRIKG from the coding sequence ATGGTCAGCCTGCGGGATCTCCGGTACGAGTTGAGTACCTTGATCTTCGGCCTGGGCATCCTGAGCATGATCCTCGCGATCACGTACTGGGTGATCCCGAACGTGACCCCGGACTGGCTCAAGTCCGTCAACAACGCGATCAACAACTGGATGATTTGGGTGGCCTTCCTCGGCTTCCTCGCGCTGCTCGGAGGCGGCTATTACTTCATCGACACGATCCGCAAGGAGAGGGAGTTCGACCGCCTCGTGACCACGACGTCCAAGGAGATTTTCGTCAAGAACCAGAAGCGCATCGAAGAACTCGCGTACTACCATCTGCCCTCGTCGTACGAGAAACGGTACCACGCGAAGCGGAAGGAGTTCCGGATCAAGGGTTGA